The sequence GTTCGATGGCGCGGGCTTCGTCGAGGTCGGCCTTCTGCGCGTCGTCGAGCTTGCGGAAAGTGGTGCCGGCGCGATTCAACACCGTCTGCCAGCCATGCTCGCTGCACCATTGCTGCAGGCGCTCGCGGTCGATGCCGGTTGCCTTGTAGTCGTGGAAGGCGTATTCGACGCCATGCTCTTCAAGCCAGGTGCGGGCTTTCTTCATGGTGTCGCAGGCCTTGATTCCGTAGATGGTCCGCTGACTCACGGCGGGGGTCCTCGTCGTTCCATACGCAAGCGCGGGATTATGCCATTTCCCGCGGCTTTGCGGGGCGCCGAGCGCAGAAGCGGGCCACGGCCGGCCGGGCAAGAGTCTATTGTCTGCCGTGTGGCTGATCGAAGGTGGTCGCGGATGTTCCAATGGGGGGCCGCGTCCTGACGTCCGGGAGAGCGTCGATGCAAACCGTTCATACCGTGCTGATCCTGCTCCTGGTGGTAGGCGGCACCCGTCTGCTGGCGAACCTGGTGCCGCTACCGCTGCCGCTGATCCAGATCGTCACCGGCGCCGCCCTGGCCTGGCCGAGCCTGGGCCTGCACCTGGCGCTGGACCCGGAACTGTTCATGTTCCTGTTCATCCCGCCGCTACTGTTCGCCGACGGCTGGCGCATGCCCAAGGGCGAGTTCTGGAAGATGCGCTGGCCGATCCTCTCGCTGGCCTTCGCCCTGGTGCTGTTCACCGTCCTTGGCGGCGGCGCCTTCATCCACCTGCTGATTCCCGAAATTCCCTGGGCCGCAGCCTTCGCCCTTGCGGCGGTGCTGT is a genomic window of Pseudomonas knackmussii B13 containing:
- a CDS encoding ArsC family reductase, whose product is MSQRTIYGIKACDTMKKARTWLEEHGVEYAFHDYKATGIDRERLQQWCSEHGWQTVLNRAGTTFRKLDDAQKADLDEARAIELMLAQPSMIKRPVLDLGDRTLVGFKPDAYAAALA